Proteins encoded in a region of the Psychromicrobium lacuslunae genome:
- a CDS encoding DUF1304 domain-containing protein, translated as MTALSLPWISAIFAILAGLIHCYFWFLESVRWRQPAAWQRFGVKNQDEADTLAEMAFNQGYYNLVIGIGSIVGAVLLFTGVPALMLFAAGLVVMACATMVVAAVILLISKPGFLVPVLIQGVAPIIALFGFFMMHAV; from the coding sequence ATGACCGCACTTTCACTGCCCTGGATCAGCGCTATCTTCGCTATTCTGGCAGGCCTAATTCACTGTTATTTCTGGTTCTTGGAGTCGGTGCGTTGGCGCCAGCCGGCGGCTTGGCAGCGGTTTGGTGTGAAAAATCAGGACGAAGCAGACACCCTCGCCGAGATGGCCTTCAACCAGGGGTACTACAATCTGGTGATTGGCATTGGCAGCATCGTCGGCGCCGTGCTGCTCTTTACCGGTGTTCCAGCGCTGATGTTGTTTGCTGCCGGTTTAGTGGTGATGGCCTGTGCCACCATGGTAGTCGCGGCGGTAATTCTGTTGATCAGCAAACCCGGGTTCCTTGTCCCGGTCCTCATCCAAGGCGTGGCTCCAATCATTGCATTATTCGGTTTTTTCATGATGCATGCGGTGTGA
- the metE gene encoding 5-methyltetrahydropteroyltriglutamate--homocysteine S-methyltransferase, translated as MTATTNFPTASILGYPRIGRRRELKKAVEAYWAGKISLGELDTAAKEVQLTTLNRLRDLGLDQPDAIPGTFSYYDQVLDTAAHLGAIPARFGELLDHNGALGLDGYFTLARGNAEQQPLEMTKWFDSNYHYLVPEIAPDTHFSVTSNRLIEDFEFALANGVRTRPYLVGPVTFLLLSKAADNAPADFSPLAKLDEILPIYAELLQRLARAGAEWVQLDEPALVVDGELPVEQLQAAVTTAYQQLAAAPARPKLLLSTPYGSLDALLETVAAAPVEALHLDLFKGKVPADLPGLKNALAGKTLVAGLVDGHNIWRNDLAAAAAKLDTLSSAGINLAVSTSTSTFHVPHDAAEEIQLNEQLRSWLAFADQKVGEVITLAGYLADAASAQQAISDASLIIAGRSQTPGVQRSEVRQRLAALSAADFSRDDYANRAKAQQEQLQLPLLPTTTIGSFPQTGEIRSARARANRGELDDAQYQQLMREEIRRVVELQEGLGFDVLVHGEPERNDMVQYFAENLEGFDVTVHGWVQSYGSRCTRPSILWGDVTRSQPITVEWAAFAQSLTEKPMKGMLTGPVTILAWSFVRDDQPLKDTANQVALALRDEIADLEAAGIKIIQVDEPALRELLPLRKADQPEYLDWSVQAFRLATSGATTSTQVHTHLCYSEFGVVIDAIDGLDADVTSIEAARSRMEVVNDLQSHGFGRGVGPGVYDIHSPRVPGEAEVSELLRTAVDHVPARQLWVNPDCGLKTRGYIETEESLRNLVAATKEVRAQLV; from the coding sequence ATGACCGCAACCACTAACTTTCCCACCGCCTCAATTTTGGGCTACCCACGAATTGGACGACGCCGCGAACTTAAAAAAGCAGTTGAAGCTTATTGGGCCGGGAAAATCAGCCTCGGTGAGCTTGATACCGCTGCCAAAGAGGTGCAGCTGACCACCCTTAACCGGCTCCGCGACCTAGGTCTTGACCAGCCAGACGCTATCCCGGGCACTTTCTCCTACTATGATCAGGTGCTCGACACAGCTGCGCACTTGGGAGCCATCCCGGCGCGCTTCGGTGAGCTGCTTGATCACAATGGCGCGCTGGGGCTTGACGGTTATTTCACCCTGGCCCGCGGCAATGCTGAACAGCAGCCCCTTGAAATGACCAAATGGTTTGACTCCAATTACCACTATCTGGTCCCTGAGATCGCCCCGGATACCCATTTTTCGGTGACCTCGAATCGACTCATCGAGGACTTTGAATTCGCACTGGCTAATGGCGTGCGGACCCGGCCCTATCTGGTCGGTCCGGTGACTTTCTTACTGCTCAGCAAAGCTGCCGATAACGCTCCGGCAGATTTCTCCCCGCTCGCTAAGCTTGACGAAATACTGCCGATTTATGCTGAGCTCCTGCAGCGCTTGGCCCGCGCTGGCGCGGAGTGGGTGCAACTTGACGAGCCGGCGCTCGTGGTGGATGGAGAGTTGCCGGTCGAGCAGCTACAGGCCGCGGTAACAACTGCTTATCAGCAACTAGCTGCGGCCCCGGCTCGACCGAAGCTGTTGCTCAGCACCCCCTATGGTTCGCTCGACGCGCTGCTGGAAACCGTTGCGGCAGCGCCGGTGGAAGCCCTTCACCTGGACCTTTTCAAAGGCAAAGTTCCCGCCGATCTGCCCGGGCTGAAGAATGCACTGGCCGGTAAGACGCTGGTGGCAGGCCTGGTGGACGGGCATAATATTTGGCGAAATGATCTGGCCGCGGCGGCAGCGAAGCTCGACACGCTCAGCTCTGCGGGCATTAACCTTGCGGTGTCGACCTCGACCTCGACCTTCCATGTGCCGCACGACGCCGCTGAGGAGATTCAGCTCAATGAGCAGCTGCGTAGCTGGCTGGCTTTCGCCGACCAGAAAGTCGGCGAGGTGATCACCTTGGCTGGCTATCTGGCTGACGCCGCCTCGGCGCAGCAAGCAATCAGTGACGCTAGCCTGATCATCGCTGGACGCTCGCAAACACCCGGTGTGCAACGCAGCGAGGTGCGTCAGCGGCTGGCAGCGCTGAGCGCCGCAGACTTCAGCCGTGACGACTATGCGAATCGAGCTAAGGCGCAGCAAGAGCAGCTGCAACTGCCGCTGCTGCCGACCACCACGATTGGGTCTTTCCCGCAGACCGGCGAGATCCGCTCTGCCCGAGCGCGAGCCAATCGTGGCGAACTGGATGATGCTCAGTACCAGCAACTGATGCGGGAGGAGATTCGTCGAGTGGTTGAGCTTCAGGAAGGCCTCGGGTTCGATGTTCTGGTGCATGGCGAACCGGAGCGCAACGATATGGTGCAGTATTTCGCTGAGAATCTTGAAGGCTTTGACGTCACGGTGCACGGCTGGGTTCAGTCTTATGGCAGCCGCTGTACCCGGCCCTCGATCCTGTGGGGAGACGTCACGCGCAGTCAGCCGATCACCGTGGAGTGGGCAGCTTTTGCGCAATCCTTGACCGAGAAGCCAATGAAAGGGATGCTCACGGGGCCGGTGACTATTTTGGCGTGGTCCTTTGTGCGCGATGATCAGCCGCTTAAAGACACCGCCAATCAGGTAGCCCTGGCGCTCCGTGACGAAATCGCCGATCTCGAGGCGGCCGGGATCAAGATCATTCAGGTCGATGAGCCGGCGCTACGTGAACTGCTGCCATTGCGGAAGGCTGATCAGCCCGAATACCTCGATTGGTCAGTGCAAGCTTTCCGGTTGGCCACCTCGGGGGCCACCACTAGCACTCAGGTACACACCCATCTGTGCTATTCGGAGTTCGGCGTGGTGATTGACGCGATCGATGGCTTGGATGCTGACGTCACCTCCATTGAGGCCGCGCGGTCACGGATGGAAGTGGTCAATGACCTGCAGAGTCATGGCTTTGGCCGGGGCGTTGGACCCGGTGTCTACGATATCCACTCGCCTCGCGTGCCGGGCGAGGCGGAGGTGAGCGAGCTCTTGCGCACCGCCGTCGACCATGTGCCGGCCCGCCAGCTCTGGGTGAACCCTGACTGCGGATTAAAAACCCGTGGCTATATCGAGACCGAAGAATCGCTGCGGAATTTGGTGGCTGCCACCAAGGAAGTTCGTGCTCAATTGGTCTAG
- a CDS encoding methylenetetrahydrofolate reductase: MSPPSILVDPLEKISAQHRAPVALSYELFPPRTPAAVDGLWTTIRELESTNPDYVSVTYGASGSNRDTAVELLHNLLSQTTLRPLAHLTCIGNTADELAGIITELLDAGVRGILALRGDHPNDGTEEHPAGALNFAQDLVELIRRVEQRRSAMLAAGKVAIGVAAYPTTHPESPSQQHDIEVLLAKQRSGADFAITQVFFHPEQYAELVLKARRAGVSIPIIPGVMPFTSLRRLQRLAELTGVQPDERLLAALASAGDDAERRRIGVSATTELAKAVLDVGAPGIHLYTFNQHQAALEVLDRLDLVRPSAPTSKKRQLGAKTTLDSHSNLGSSH, from the coding sequence ATGTCCCCACCCAGTATTCTTGTTGACCCCCTCGAAAAAATCTCAGCCCAGCACCGGGCACCGGTTGCGCTCTCCTACGAGCTATTTCCACCCCGTACGCCAGCGGCTGTCGATGGCCTCTGGACCACAATCCGTGAATTGGAGAGCACCAATCCGGATTACGTCTCGGTCACCTATGGTGCCAGCGGATCAAACCGGGACACCGCCGTGGAACTGCTTCACAACCTGCTCAGCCAGACCACGCTAAGGCCGCTGGCACATCTGACCTGCATCGGCAACACCGCCGATGAATTAGCTGGCATCATCACCGAGTTGCTAGATGCCGGTGTACGCGGCATCTTGGCGCTCCGCGGTGATCATCCGAACGATGGCACCGAGGAGCATCCGGCCGGGGCGCTGAACTTTGCCCAGGACCTGGTGGAGCTAATTCGTCGAGTGGAACAACGTCGATCAGCGATGCTGGCGGCGGGGAAAGTGGCCATTGGAGTAGCGGCGTACCCGACCACCCATCCGGAGTCACCCAGTCAGCAGCACGATATTGAGGTTTTGCTGGCCAAGCAGCGCTCGGGGGCTGACTTCGCTATCACCCAGGTCTTTTTCCACCCGGAACAATACGCCGAATTGGTTCTCAAAGCGCGCCGGGCTGGCGTGAGCATCCCGATCATCCCCGGGGTGATGCCGTTTACTTCGCTCAGACGACTTCAACGACTGGCCGAACTTACCGGCGTCCAACCGGATGAGCGATTACTTGCTGCGCTAGCCTCGGCTGGCGACGACGCCGAACGCCGTCGGATCGGCGTCAGCGCTACCACCGAGCTCGCCAAGGCGGTGCTGGACGTCGGCGCGCCGGGAATTCACCTCTACACCTTCAACCAGCATCAAGCCGCGCTTGAGGTGCTGGACCGCCTTGACTTAGTCAGGCCCTCAGCGCCAACTTCCAAAAAACGGCAGCTCGGCGCAAAAACCACCCTAGACTCCCATTCCAATCTCGGCTCTTCGCACTAA
- a CDS encoding AAA family ATPase, with translation MTAAARIEAQELQGAQALLNAVSHSFENKVVGQNRLRETLLIGLMTGGHILLESVPGLAKTTAAQTLADTVSAQFRRIQCTPDLLPSDIVGTQVYDAAKGVFSTQLGPVHANLVLLDEINRSSAKTQSAMLEAMQERQTSIGGVVYPLPDPFLVLATQNPIEQEGTYVLPEAQMDRFMLKDVLDYPSPAEEAEVIRRIDAGVFLAEAKQTAVASLDDVRRLQALTHRVYIDPAIVRYIVGLVYVTRHAAQYIDPQLAEYIEFGASPRASIAFSQAARALALLKGRDHVIPEDIKELAHRVLRHRIILGFAAVAEQVQVESVIDAILGSVQTP, from the coding sequence ATGACTGCGGCAGCCCGTATCGAAGCCCAGGAGCTGCAAGGGGCACAAGCCTTGCTCAATGCCGTTTCGCATAGTTTTGAGAATAAGGTCGTCGGCCAGAATCGGCTGCGCGAGACGCTGTTGATCGGGTTGATGACGGGCGGGCACATTCTCTTGGAAAGCGTGCCAGGATTGGCCAAAACCACTGCGGCGCAAACCCTTGCCGATACCGTGAGCGCCCAGTTCCGCCGCATCCAGTGCACTCCTGATCTGCTGCCTAGCGACATTGTTGGAACTCAGGTCTATGACGCGGCGAAAGGGGTGTTTAGTACTCAACTTGGACCGGTGCACGCCAACTTGGTGCTGTTGGATGAGATCAACCGTTCCAGCGCGAAAACCCAGAGCGCCATGCTCGAAGCAATGCAGGAGCGGCAAACCAGCATTGGCGGTGTGGTGTACCCGTTGCCAGACCCCTTTTTGGTCTTGGCCACACAGAACCCGATTGAGCAAGAGGGCACCTACGTTCTGCCAGAAGCCCAGATGGATCGCTTTATGCTCAAGGACGTGCTGGATTACCCTTCTCCGGCTGAGGAAGCTGAAGTGATCAGGAGAATTGACGCTGGAGTCTTTCTCGCCGAGGCCAAGCAGACGGCGGTGGCCAGTCTTGATGACGTGCGTCGATTGCAGGCGCTCACGCATCGGGTCTACATTGATCCGGCGATCGTGCGCTACATTGTCGGCCTGGTCTATGTCACCAGACATGCGGCCCAGTACATTGACCCGCAGCTGGCCGAATATATTGAATTCGGTGCTAGCCCGCGTGCCAGCATTGCTTTTTCGCAGGCCGCCCGGGCGCTAGCCCTGTTGAAAGGCCGGGATCATGTGATCCCGGAGGACATCAAGGAACTTGCCCATCGAGTGCTGCGGCATCGCATTATTCTCGGCTTCGCTGCGGTCGCCGAACAGGTGCAGGTAGAGAGCGTGATCGACGCAATTCTCGGCTCAGTGCAGACCCCGTAG
- a CDS encoding LysR family transcriptional regulator, with translation MVNPVHLRTLLEVTRRGSFAAAATQLGYTASAVSQQMAALERDTGVVLFERSARAVQATDAAQVMARHAAKVLTDLDALLAAATRSPGGNTEELRLGIFPSLANYVLPSVLRTQAWKDIGLELRLWVGEPAQTIQGLRSGGELDIALVYQVGQSGLAWPHTLNRQWVADDVFKVVLPPGWGIRDGAQMSTSQLTEMPWVMHHPGTPDATVIERLFASCNLHPQVAAYCDDFNAGLALTAAGLGASLVPELVLRHSQEKFVVVDVPEIRLARTVFALLPQDSSVAKQPSPAVGRTSRKNAATLSLFVELLSQAFADAVATR, from the coding sequence ATGGTCAACCCGGTGCACCTCCGGACGCTGCTTGAAGTGACCCGTCGTGGGAGCTTTGCCGCTGCGGCTACTCAACTGGGTTATACGGCCTCGGCGGTGTCACAACAGATGGCTGCGCTGGAACGCGACACCGGAGTGGTCCTTTTCGAACGCTCCGCACGGGCGGTGCAGGCAACGGACGCCGCTCAGGTGATGGCTCGGCATGCTGCCAAGGTACTGACCGATCTGGATGCTCTGCTGGCCGCTGCTACCCGCTCCCCCGGTGGCAACACCGAGGAGCTTCGACTCGGCATCTTTCCCTCGCTAGCCAACTATGTACTACCCAGCGTGCTCCGAACTCAGGCCTGGAAAGACATCGGTCTAGAACTACGGTTATGGGTTGGCGAGCCGGCGCAGACCATCCAAGGCCTCCGCAGTGGCGGCGAACTCGACATCGCCTTGGTCTATCAAGTTGGCCAAAGTGGACTAGCCTGGCCGCATACTCTGAACCGGCAATGGGTGGCAGATGATGTGTTCAAGGTGGTGCTGCCACCGGGTTGGGGTATTCGCGACGGTGCCCAGATGTCGACCTCTCAGCTCACCGAAATGCCCTGGGTAATGCACCATCCGGGAACTCCGGATGCCACCGTGATCGAAAGGCTCTTTGCCTCTTGCAATCTTCATCCGCAGGTAGCCGCTTACTGCGATGACTTCAATGCCGGGCTGGCACTCACCGCAGCAGGGCTCGGAGCTTCATTGGTCCCAGAACTGGTATTGCGGCACAGCCAGGAGAAATTCGTGGTGGTTGATGTGCCTGAGATCCGCCTAGCTAGAACGGTCTTTGCCCTGCTGCCGCAAGATTCTTCGGTCGCTAAGCAGCCGAGCCCAGCAGTTGGAAGAACCAGCCGCAAGAATGCCGCGACGCTCAGCCTGTTCGTTGAACTGCTCAGCCAAGCCTTCGCCGATGCGGTAGCCACCCGCTAA
- a CDS encoding VWA domain-containing protein translates to MVLTWWWLIPVILLAFAALAFFALRGNRQDQQRMPVAHAERLTALPGYARALARRRWWTLAALVALLVLVLAGVLAVARPAEQNSIRPEQSNRDIVLCLDVSGSMINTDAKLVEVFSGLAKDFRGERLGMVIFDSSAVQVFPLTDDYDFINEQLKDASNSLQNQSNSTGFFEGTYSGKGSSLIGDGLASCVNSFPKLGNEARSRSIIFATDNMLVGKPLFSLSESADLASKNNVRIYGINPNGPEASSSRVKAGQQMQAAVKGTGGEYYVLGDENAAREIVDKVQATEANKLQGRPQVVSHDRPELWLLIAGAAVIALLLASWRLRR, encoded by the coding sequence ATGGTCTTAACCTGGTGGTGGCTGATTCCAGTGATCTTGCTGGCCTTCGCCGCGCTGGCGTTCTTCGCTTTGCGCGGCAATCGTCAGGATCAGCAGAGAATGCCGGTGGCGCATGCCGAGCGGTTGACCGCGTTACCAGGCTATGCACGCGCCCTGGCGAGGCGCAGATGGTGGACCTTAGCTGCCTTAGTTGCGCTGCTGGTGTTGGTGCTTGCTGGTGTTCTTGCGGTAGCCCGCCCGGCAGAGCAGAACAGTATCCGGCCGGAGCAGAGCAACCGAGACATTGTGCTCTGCCTTGATGTCTCCGGTTCGATGATTAATACCGATGCCAAGCTGGTTGAGGTGTTCAGCGGTCTGGCTAAGGACTTTCGGGGTGAGCGGCTGGGCATGGTGATTTTCGATTCCTCTGCGGTGCAGGTTTTCCCGCTCACCGACGATTACGACTTCATTAATGAGCAGCTTAAAGACGCAAGTAATTCGTTGCAGAATCAAAGCAATTCCACCGGCTTTTTCGAAGGCACTTACAGTGGCAAAGGTTCTTCGCTGATTGGTGATGGTCTGGCCAGTTGCGTGAATAGTTTCCCAAAGCTCGGCAATGAGGCCCGTTCCCGTTCGATCATCTTCGCCACCGACAATATGCTGGTGGGCAAGCCGTTGTTCAGCCTGTCGGAATCTGCAGACCTGGCCAGCAAAAACAATGTCCGGATTTACGGCATCAACCCCAATGGTCCTGAGGCTTCGTCCTCCCGGGTCAAGGCGGGCCAGCAAATGCAGGCGGCGGTGAAGGGAACCGGCGGTGAGTACTACGTGCTGGGAGACGAAAATGCGGCCCGCGAGATTGTCGACAAAGTGCAGGCCACCGAGGCGAATAAACTGCAAGGGCGCCCGCAAGTGGTTTCCCACGACCGTCCGGAACTCTGGCTACTGATCGCGGGCGCGGCGGTTATTGCTTTGCTGCTGGCTAGTTGGAGGCTGCGACGATGA
- a CDS encoding tetratricopeptide repeat protein, which yields MSATLIPNKVPETIPSEPAPTPKPARLVLRRRLLIFTIPLVLLVLLIAGKFLSVSIASAQLNAAFARGDAAGVHSAAGVLKFANLLEPYKAWFNDGDGYVLQGDFEAAKGQFEEALRLAPEKESCKVRVNLVLTLEKLGDAKKAAGDQSGAKALYDNGLAVTDQAPEGCFQQGSEGNQQGEGQSLQESKERLNEKSQNSGQNQQDPGQPNQSPNSPADPSKLEQLKQQQKEAQKDRTDGKQGSGNVGNLPDDPNGKQW from the coding sequence ATGAGTGCCACTTTGATTCCGAACAAAGTTCCTGAGACGATCCCATCGGAGCCTGCACCCACGCCGAAACCCGCCCGGCTGGTGCTGCGTCGCCGCTTGCTGATCTTCACTATTCCCTTGGTTTTACTGGTTCTGTTGATCGCTGGCAAGTTCCTCAGTGTCTCAATCGCTTCAGCCCAGTTGAATGCTGCTTTCGCCAGGGGAGACGCCGCCGGGGTGCACTCAGCGGCCGGGGTTCTGAAGTTCGCGAATCTACTTGAGCCCTATAAAGCCTGGTTTAACGACGGGGACGGCTACGTGCTGCAGGGCGATTTCGAGGCTGCTAAAGGCCAGTTCGAAGAGGCACTAAGACTCGCCCCGGAGAAAGAATCCTGCAAGGTGAGGGTCAACCTGGTTCTCACCCTGGAGAAGCTCGGTGATGCAAAAAAGGCTGCCGGGGACCAAAGCGGTGCTAAGGCGCTTTACGACAATGGCCTCGCTGTGACAGACCAAGCACCCGAAGGATGTTTCCAGCAGGGCAGCGAGGGCAATCAGCAGGGTGAGGGCCAAAGCTTGCAGGAGTCCAAAGAACGGCTCAATGAGAAGTCGCAAAACTCAGGCCAGAATCAACAGGACCCCGGGCAGCCGAATCAGAGCCCGAACTCGCCGGCTGATCCGTCAAAACTCGAGCAGCTGAAGCAACAACAGAAAGAAGCTCAGAAGGATCGTACTGACGGCAAGCAGGGCAGCGGCAATGTGGGGAACCTGCCGGATGATCCGAACGGGAAGCAGTGGTAA
- a CDS encoding VWA domain-containing protein produces MSFSPVIFWWLLIPLGVAAVLVCLWFGFRGTERLAWIRRAALALLLTLTMLRPGVGGADLSAASAQLDVFFVTDTTSSVMAEDYGSGKPRLDGMKADLLAIADKLPGAHLSLIGFDQQAVVRLPLTSDQNAFENAVEVLGPEITLYSRGSSVTVAAEILRSRLQAAQKAHPERARVVFYLGDGEQTANTPAQPFDIPAGLISGGAVLGYGTAEGGRMKRNSGFGAAPGPGYIQDNSPGGQGDAISKIDEKQLGQIAGQLSVKYLHRQAGDGIDNAVAGVTGAAMKIEGNSSSRAQYELYWIFGLGVLGLAGWELFDTLRQWRQIRPVRQRSAEGRAQ; encoded by the coding sequence ATGAGCTTTAGTCCGGTAATCTTCTGGTGGTTACTGATTCCGCTCGGTGTGGCTGCGGTACTGGTCTGCCTGTGGTTTGGTTTTCGTGGGACCGAGCGGCTGGCCTGGATCCGACGCGCTGCACTTGCCTTACTGCTCACCCTGACGATGCTGAGGCCTGGCGTGGGTGGTGCTGATCTGAGCGCCGCCTCGGCGCAACTCGACGTATTCTTTGTCACCGACACCACGAGTTCGGTGATGGCTGAGGACTACGGTTCGGGAAAGCCGCGGCTGGACGGCATGAAAGCGGATCTGCTGGCCATTGCCGATAAACTGCCGGGTGCGCACCTGTCTCTGATTGGCTTTGACCAGCAAGCAGTAGTGAGGTTGCCGCTGACCAGCGATCAGAATGCTTTTGAGAACGCGGTGGAGGTGCTTGGTCCGGAAATCACCCTTTATTCTCGCGGTTCTTCGGTTACCGTGGCGGCTGAGATCCTGCGCAGCAGACTGCAGGCCGCGCAAAAAGCTCATCCCGAACGGGCCCGGGTGGTTTTCTACTTGGGCGACGGCGAACAGACTGCAAATACCCCAGCTCAGCCTTTTGACATTCCGGCAGGTCTGATCTCAGGTGGTGCGGTGCTCGGCTATGGCACCGCTGAAGGTGGCCGGATGAAGCGGAATAGCGGCTTTGGCGCTGCGCCGGGGCCGGGCTACATTCAGGACAATTCGCCCGGCGGGCAAGGCGACGCAATCTCTAAGATTGATGAAAAGCAACTCGGTCAGATCGCCGGGCAACTGTCGGTGAAGTATCTCCACCGACAAGCCGGAGACGGTATTGATAATGCGGTGGCCGGGGTCACCGGTGCGGCAATGAAAATTGAGGGCAACTCAAGTAGCCGGGCTCAGTATGAGTTGTACTGGATTTTCGGTTTGGGGGTGCTGGGCTTGGCCGGTTGGGAGCTATTCGATACGCTACGACAATGGCGGCAGATCCGGCCGGTGCGCCAGCGGAGTGCTGAAGGGAGGGCGCAATGA
- a CDS encoding aldehyde dehydrogenase family protein → MSNDAVESLRSVFNSGVSRKLEWRLTKLEALRTMLTERTAEFTEALHQDLRKHPDEAWMTEIGFVCTEISHTVKNLRRWLEPERASVPVSLLPASAQIVNDPLGVVLVIAPWNYPVQLALVPVLGALAAGNTVLLKPSELAPATSAVLAEWLPKYLGDAVAVLEGGVPETTELLKERFDHIFYTGNGQVARIVMTAAAQHLTPVTLELGGKSPVYLDESVDLRAAAQRIAWGKYLNAGQTCVAPDYVLGTEKVLDRLAAILPKAINSLFRGDPRNSDDYGRIINERHFERLERLLEGAELVTGGECDATENYLAPTVLRAEAESPVMQQEIFGPLLPLVTVRDEQDAIRFINERDKPLALYVFTERKQSKQNFIENTSSGALCFGVPAAHLLVPGLPFGGVGPSGMGAYHGKHSLETFSHRKAVFDKPLKPDTMKLIYPPFNALKHQVVTKVIAPAG, encoded by the coding sequence ATGAGCAATGATGCCGTTGAGTCACTAAGGTCGGTTTTTAACTCCGGAGTCAGTCGCAAGCTGGAGTGGCGGTTGACCAAACTTGAGGCGCTTCGCACCATGCTGACTGAACGCACCGCCGAATTTACCGAGGCGCTACATCAGGATCTGAGGAAACATCCGGATGAAGCCTGGATGACCGAAATTGGCTTCGTCTGCACCGAAATCAGTCATACCGTGAAGAATCTGCGGCGTTGGCTGGAGCCAGAGCGCGCTTCCGTGCCGGTGTCTCTGCTACCGGCCAGCGCCCAGATCGTCAATGATCCGCTTGGCGTAGTGCTGGTGATTGCGCCCTGGAACTACCCGGTGCAACTGGCCTTAGTGCCGGTGCTCGGTGCTCTGGCTGCCGGAAACACGGTGCTGCTTAAACCAAGTGAATTAGCTCCCGCTACCTCAGCCGTATTAGCCGAATGGTTACCGAAATACCTTGGCGATGCTGTTGCCGTGCTGGAAGGTGGCGTGCCCGAGACGACCGAGCTGCTGAAAGAGCGCTTTGACCACATTTTCTATACCGGGAACGGTCAAGTTGCCAGGATAGTGATGACCGCTGCTGCGCAGCATCTGACCCCGGTCACCCTTGAGCTGGGTGGCAAATCGCCTGTCTATCTTGACGAATCGGTTGATCTGCGCGCCGCCGCGCAGCGGATCGCCTGGGGTAAGTACCTCAACGCCGGGCAGACCTGCGTTGCCCCGGACTACGTGTTGGGCACCGAAAAAGTGCTGGATCGCTTGGCGGCGATCCTGCCGAAAGCCATTAATTCGTTGTTCCGGGGCGACCCTCGGAACAGTGATGATTATGGTCGGATCATCAACGAGCGGCATTTCGAGCGTCTTGAGAGACTGCTTGAGGGTGCCGAGCTGGTAACCGGGGGAGAGTGCGATGCCACGGAGAACTACCTGGCGCCCACCGTGCTCAGGGCCGAGGCTGAGTCGCCGGTGATGCAGCAGGAGATTTTCGGGCCGCTGCTGCCATTAGTGACGGTGCGCGATGAGCAGGACGCCATTCGGTTCATTAATGAGCGTGATAAGCCGTTGGCGCTCTATGTCTTCACCGAGCGGAAGCAGAGCAAACAGAACTTTATTGAAAACACCTCCTCGGGCGCGCTTTGCTTTGGCGTTCCGGCCGCGCATTTATTGGTCCCTGGCCTGCCATTTGGAGGCGTGGGTCCCAGCGGCATGGGCGCCTATCATGGTAAACATTCGCTGGAGACCTTTAGCCACCGCAAAGCGGTATTTGATAAGCCGCTCAAACCGGACACCATGAAGTTGATCTATCCGCCTTTCAACGCTTTGAAACACCAAGTGGTGACCAAGGTGATCGCACCGGCAGGATAG
- a CDS encoding DUF58 domain-containing protein encodes MAQLLQKVKSKMFIFAHRKARGMLNGEYDAIFRGRSLDFDDLRGYVPGDEIRDIDWKATARHGSPLVKRYVAIRKQTVLLVADTGRNMAAVASGGETKKDIMVMALGVIGYLAIKHGDTVGLVYGDAEQTAMLPARGTEAHLEALLQRVDSTTSLSSGRSELTAQLSFIAKNVRQRRLIFVVADEHPVTAEQERLLRRLRAQHEVLWLVVSDADLSGADALRRDSFDVERLDPVVSILTKDPRLAAEYTAAVGQRRAQIVEAMARQGIPLEWLGHSSEVMTTLFSLLERQRRAGR; translated from the coding sequence ATGGCACAGCTTTTGCAGAAGGTGAAGTCGAAGATGTTTATCTTCGCGCACCGTAAAGCGCGGGGCATGCTGAACGGTGAATACGACGCCATCTTTCGCGGCCGTAGCCTGGACTTTGACGACCTACGGGGTTATGTCCCAGGTGATGAAATTCGAGACATCGACTGGAAAGCCACCGCGCGCCACGGCTCCCCTTTAGTGAAACGCTATGTGGCGATCCGCAAGCAGACCGTATTGCTGGTCGCCGACACTGGGCGGAATATGGCAGCAGTGGCGAGCGGCGGCGAGACCAAAAAAGACATTATGGTGATGGCCCTGGGAGTGATCGGTTATCTAGCGATCAAGCATGGCGATACTGTTGGCCTGGTTTACGGTGATGCCGAGCAGACCGCGATGCTCCCAGCACGCGGTACCGAGGCGCATTTAGAAGCTTTACTACAGCGCGTTGACTCAACGACCAGTCTGTCCTCCGGACGATCTGAACTGACCGCTCAGCTCAGCTTCATCGCAAAGAATGTCCGGCAACGGCGGCTAATTTTCGTGGTGGCCGATGAGCATCCGGTGACTGCCGAGCAGGAACGGTTACTGCGCAGGCTGCGAGCGCAACACGAGGTGCTTTGGCTGGTGGTATCGGATGCCGATTTGAGCGGTGCCGACGCTCTTCGTAGAGATAGTTTCGACGTTGAGAGGCTGGATCCGGTGGTGTCGATTTTGACTAAAGATCCCCGCCTTGCCGCCGAATACACCGCTGCCGTCGGGCAGCGCCGTGCGCAGATCGTCGAGGCTATGGCACGCCAGGGAATCCCTTTGGAGTGGCTGGGGCACAGCAGCGAGGTTATGACAACCTTGTTTTCTCTGCTGGAGAGGCAACGACGTGCCGGGCGATAA